The sequence TGAAAGGCTCCGCTATCTGCGGAATTTAGAAGAGCGGAAGGAACAGGTTCTTTCTTCCATCAGGGAACAGGAGAAGCTGACTCCGGAGCTGGAAAAAAAGATAATAGAAGCACAGACTCTGGTAGCTGTGGAAGATTTATACCGTCCCTATAAACCAAAGAGACGGACGAGAGCGACCATTGCAAAGGAGAAGGGGCTGGAACCCCTTGCGGATTTAATCATGCTTCAGATGATAAAGACTCCCTTAACAGAGGTAGGACTGGAGTATGTTTCTGAAGAAATGGGTGTTTCTTCCCCGGAGGAAGCCATAAATGGGGCAAAGGACATCCTGGCAGAGCGGATTTCCGACAACGCGGAATACCGCACCTATATCCGGAATGCCACTGTAAATCAGGGAAGCCTTCAGTCATCAGCAAAGGATGAAGAGGCAGAATCCGTATATGAAATGTATTACAATTATGAGGAAACCATTAAAAAATCCGCAGGTCACAGGATTCTGGCTTTAAACCGCGGGGAAAAAGAGAAGATCCTTACGGTAAAAATCCTTGTACCTATTGAGCAGATTATACGCTTTCTGGAAAAGCAGGTGATTGCAAAGGACAACCCATACACCACGACTGTCCTTAAAGAGGTAATCGCAGACAGCTATGACCGCCTTATTGCTCCGGCTATTGAGCGTGAGGTAAGAAGCTCATTGACAGAGCAGGCAGAGGCTGGAGCGATCCGGGTGTTCGGCAAAAACTTAGAGCAGCTTTTAATGCAGCCTCCCATTGCAGGACGGGTGGTCCTGGGCTGGGATCCGGCATTTCGAACCGGCTGCAAGCTGGCTGTTGTGGATGAGACAGGAAAAGTTCTCGATACCATAGTCATTTATCCCACAGCGCCCCAGAACAAGGTGGAGGAAGCAAAAGCTGTCTTAAAGAAGCTGATCAAAAAATACCATATATCCCTGATTTCCGTTGGAAACGGAACCGCATCCAGGGAATCGGAAGCGATTATCGTGGAATTGTTAAAGGAGATCCCAGAGCAGGTTCAGTACATTATTGTAAATGAGGCAGGGGCCTCTGTTTATTCTGCCAGCAAGCTTGCTACGGAAGAGTTTCCTGAATTTGACGTAGGTCAGAGAAGTGCCGCTTCCATTGCAAGAAGACTGCAGGATCCCTTGGCAGAACTTGTGAAGATCGACCCCAAATCCATTGGGGTGGGCCAGTACCAGCATGATATGAACCAGAAGCATTTAAGCGAGGCCCTTCAGGGAGTGGTAGAGGACTGTGTAAACAAAGTGGGAGTGGATCTTAA is a genomic window of Lacrimispora sphenoides containing:
- a CDS encoding Tex family protein: MDIIKALQEELSISRGQVEAAVKLIDEGNTIPFIARYRKEVTGSLDDEVLRNLDERLRYLRNLEERKEQVLSSIREQEKLTPELEKKIIEAQTLVAVEDLYRPYKPKRRTRATIAKEKGLEPLADLIMLQMIKTPLTEVGLEYVSEEMGVSSPEEAINGAKDILAERISDNAEYRTYIRNATVNQGSLQSSAKDEEAESVYEMYYNYEETIKKSAGHRILALNRGEKEKILTVKILVPIEQIIRFLEKQVIAKDNPYTTTVLKEVIADSYDRLIAPAIEREVRSSLTEQAEAGAIRVFGKNLEQLLMQPPIAGRVVLGWDPAFRTGCKLAVVDETGKVLDTIVIYPTAPQNKVEEAKAVLKKLIKKYHISLISVGNGTASRESEAIIVELLKEIPEQVQYIIVNEAGASVYSASKLATEEFPEFDVGQRSAASIARRLQDPLAELVKIDPKSIGVGQYQHDMNQKHLSEALQGVVEDCVNKVGVDLNTASASLLEYISGISKPIAKNIVIYREENGAFAGRNQLLKVPKLGPKAYEQCAGFMRIQGGKNPLDGTSVHPETYDAAKKLLTKLGYDLTELAHGGLNGIGKKILDYKALAAQLEIGEITLRDIVKELEKPARDPRDQMPAPILRTDVMDMKDLKPGMVLKGTVRNVIDFGAFVDIGVHQDGLVHISQMSDKFIKHPLEAVSVGDIVEVKVISVDVQKKRIALTMKL